Proteins from a single region of Vigna radiata var. radiata cultivar VC1973A unplaced genomic scaffold, Vradiata_ver6 scaffold_108, whole genome shotgun sequence:
- the LOC106754402 gene encoding uncharacterized protein LOC106754402 — MEKACHFPVEMEHKAWWALKFLNFDPAKAQWKRGNQLLELKEMCLHAYESSRTYKDKVKFYHDTKLMKRTFHPGDLVLLFNSWLTLFPGKLKSKWSGPFMVKRVFQSGAVELESSTEDDQQQRWIVNGQRLKHYVGGDVEQFASVMMLVDP, encoded by the coding sequence ATGGAAAAAGCATGTCATTTTccagttgaaatggaacacaaagcttggtgggcGTTGAAATTCTTGAATTTTGACCCTGCCAAGGCTCAATGGAAACGAGGCAACCAGCTGCTAGAACTCAAAGAAATGTGTTTGCATGCATACGAGTCATCCaggacttacaaagataaggtgaagtttTATCATGACACGAAGCTGATGAAAagaactttccatccaggaGATTTGGTTCTCTTATTCAACTCGTGGCTAACGTTATTCCCAGGGAAGCTGAAgtcaaaatggtcgggaccttttATGGTGAAACGTGTATTCCAGAgtggagcagtggaattagaatcTTCAACTGAAGATGATCAGCAACAGAGATGGATCGTGAATGGCCAAAGACTCAAACACTATGTAGGAGGAGATGTAGAGCAATTTGCCTCAGTCATGATGTTGgtagatccatga